From the Telopea speciosissima isolate NSW1024214 ecotype Mountain lineage chromosome 9, Tspe_v1, whole genome shotgun sequence genome, the window gcttagtagtatAACTTATTTTCATTCCTAGTTCAAGTAGGAATAGCTTGTTAttcattatgttttttatttcagcAACATTGTAATACTCCTATTCATACTAGGAGTTGGTTCTCAGTTTCATAGTTTGATTAGGAGTTTATATTTCAGTCTATATAAGCAATGTAAGGCTGCAGAGCCAGATATGATTGAATGAATTGAAGTTATTGAGTGCTGTTTAGCCTTAAGAATCTGTGAGAGACAGTGTGAGTGGGATACCATAGACCTGAGAtaggttttcttcttcctccttctctgtTTACCGCTAACTACTGCTGTGTTTGCTTCTCTGATCGATATCACTAGTTGCTGAAATTGTTTGCTGCCAGATTTCAAGAAGGTTGTTTTCCTATTATATATTCAATCCCGAACATAAAGAAGGGGGTTTAATTCTTGAAATAAGACCTAAATAAACTAAAGAATAAAGTGGGGACAGTTTAGgaataagagaaaataaataaataacaaaaagggACGAAAAGAAGGATTGTGGGGTGGGGCCTAGGGGTTACCGAACGGAGTCCTATTTAGAGTCTACTACTCCAAAGAGGGAAACGGCAGAGGTGAAATGACTTCGAAGGAGGACGACTCGCTGCGGGAAGCTCCGAAAtcaggtatttttttttgtttgtttcgaTTCTCTGCTTCTCGCTTCTCTTCtcgacttttttttttggggttttctatctctcgcttccttttttgtttctggTTGCTGGCGGAGCACGAGGCCGAGGGGGGAATTGATTGAACctgagggagagagaaaagaaaaagggcgGTGAGGAGGGTCGTCGCCGGGGGCCTCAGTGGGGCTAGGTTTCAGTGAGGGGTAGTGGGTTGGGGAAAAGAAAACAGGGACGATgtagggttttctttttttttttttgacttctCTGTCATGCAACAGAAACgactttttttttaactaaaccCTGTTGAATGAAATCACAGGTGTGGGGAAGAATAAGAGGGTGGGGCTGCCTGTAGAATCGAAAACGGTGGGTTGGCTTTCAGTTGGAATCGACGCCACAGGAAAAGGGTtagggaaggagatggatccttcggctctgataccaaattggtggaaggGCCCGTGGGGGGAAGGGAAtatctgagaagaaatcagattcgcagggggagagggggaagaagaagatcacaCAAGCACTTTTGACCATGCAGGCACTCGCAAACAATTTAttattccattctattcaatttATCTCCcaacgatggggaattacatcatatataaagagaaataaaagactcctaaaaataacGACTAACTCTCTAATTAGGAAATTTATTCAAAGaaggaaactaagaacaattgagaaaccaaatatcctacttatctaacttctaaaataaactaaaagacattatttccccaaataacataaattcctaaaatcctaggagAACCAAAAACTCAAACAGGCCCCGGTTCAACTTCCtctggatacccaactgggtttgtgtcggtccaaggtagtatGTCTGCATCAAAGGGGTTATTATCCTTCTTGTCAACTATTGTTTTCTAGAATTTGGTGTTATTCTgagggatttgagttctcagTCAGTTTTCGAGTTTCTATCTGAGTGGGGTTTTGACTTGGGATCCTATCTAGGACGGTTTGAGAGTTGTTTCAACCTATCCCTTCCCCATCACTTGTGTTCGAATTAAGTGAGGCCAACCCTTATTATTCTCCTTAtatgattcctattttgacttTTGAGAACCAAAGACCAGCCCCTTGTTATTTTCCTACGATGATATATAATTTGACCCTTGAGAATTGAAGAACGAATCATTCCTTCTGATGACATGGAATTTAGAGATGGCTGACTGCATTTACCTGACAATGTCATGTTGTGCATTTTACTGAATGTATGTTATGCCATGATTTAACAGTTGATAATATTTCTTCAACAACCCTTGCACTTTGGTGCTGAAGTGAAGGATTGCTCAGGAACCTTTCCTTTTTTATGACAGAATTACCAATGTTTGATTCATCACAAGCTATTGGATCTACTGAATTCCTTACAACTGGACTTGATGCCCCAGGAATCCGTCTTCCAGATCGTGCGGTATATTACTATGTTTAATTCCCTGAATCCCCATCACATTCTCTTGTTTCATGCTTTTATGATTATGCCACCTTCCATTTCAGAGCCGTATTGCAAGGAAGTTAAAGGGTCACAATACAGATATTGTATGGTCTGGTGTTGCTTGGACTTGTGGTAAACAGCTCAAGCACTACCCAGCATTTTGCAGGAATGGAACCACCATAGCTGTAAGCATTGGTACATTGCTGCATTCTTTTCAGATTTCAATGGCACTTTAATCCTCAAAGTCCTATTTCTTCTCTGATATCCAGATTCATTCTTTTGTTCTCGTCATGGCTGAAGAAGAAAATCACTATCTCGCTCACTTGGAAGATATGTATGAAGACAAGAAGGGACAGAAGAAGGTGAAAGTACGATGGTTTCACCATAATCAAGAGGTCAAGGGTGTGGTTCCTCTGCCAAATCCACATCCTAGAGAGGTTTTCTTCACACCTTATGCCCAGGTCATCAGTGCAGAGTGTGTTGATGGTCCTACAACAATTCTAACTCCTGAGCACTATGAAAAATGCTTGGCTGCTCTTCCAGAATCTTCCTCACCTAGAATCCATCTTTGCTTTAGGCAGTTTAGAAGCAACAGAATTAAGCCCTTTGATCTGAGTAAATTGCGAGGCTATTTTCACCAAATCATCCTCTCATGTATAGATCCCAATCCCCTCGCCAAGCATAACCTTACCTGTAATAGCATGAttggagaagaggaggaaaagtTTAGCCAAGGAGGCCCTGTGAGACAGGGAGCTAAGAGAACACGGAGTTGCAGGGGGCGTCAGAAGATTGTGTCAAATTGTTCTGTTGCCAGAATTTCAGGTCCAGGGAAGCAGGTAGCACCATGCCTACCAGCACATCAGAACTTGAAATTTAGATTGTCCTGTAGGATGACACCGGCTGTTAAGTCTGTTGGTCCGCAAGCCCAGCTTACCACACCTTTTAAGGTCCATGAAAAGATAGAGCTGCTTTGCCAAGATAGTGGTATCCGAGGCTGCTGGTTTAGGTGTACTGTCTTGCGAGAATCTCGAAAACAGCTGAAGGTCAAATATGATGATTTGCAGAATGAGGATGGATGTGGAAACCTTGAGGTATGTTTGGGAACCTAACTCCTTAAATGTTTGTCTTACTTGGTTGTTTAGAAGAGTAGTAGGGCAAGAGAGTTTTCCGACTATCTGCAGTTCCTTTATCCTATATCATACTTGGTCAGCCCAATCAGAAATCTGTTTGTTGTTCAGTCTGTGGGTTGCCTCTAGTTGACCACCAGCATGAAAATTGTATTAGTGAGAGCAGTCTGCATTTGCCATTTGTTGTTTCAGCTGTGCTTATCAGCTTATAGGCTAAAATGAGGCAGCTTATCCTTTTTAATTGGCCGTTTTGGTCATCTTGTAATAGTGATAATTACTTGTTTCTTTCATGGGAAGCCATAATTTTAGCATGTAGTCAAAAGTCTCTTTAACAAAAAATTCTAGATGTTGGAACTGTCCTATATCTAATGGTTATTTCCATCCTTTGCTTAACCAAAAGTGACACTTATACATGCTTAACTTTACGCGCTTATCCAGAAGCGCTAAACTGTTGGGTAAGCAATGTCTAAGCGCTGGATTGACCATTCCTTTCAAGAGTGAAAAGCCAACTTACTAGCCCATAAAACACATTGTTGATGTGATTTGGGTGACAAATGGTTGGAGAGGTCACTTAGTGATTGAACAGTCGGTGCATTGGCTGACACTAACACTACCAATGGCCTTTGTTTAAACTTGTGCTGTCATGATTTACCCACACTTCCTGCAGAAAAGTTTGATGACGTGGTTTCTTCAATATCCaggaatggatccctgctttcAGACTTGCAGCACCTGATAAACTGGGCATGCGATGCTCTGGTCGCCTTAGAATTCGACCGCGTGCTCCTGAGTATCCAGTGGACATTCCATTTGAGATTGGAGCTCCAGTGGATGCATGGTGGTGTGATGGCTGGTGGGAAGGGGTGGTAACTGGCATTAACAGCACAGATGGTAGCCTTCAGGTTTACTTCCCTGGTATGTTCCTTTTTCaccaatttttgttttatgcttttttgatttattgtttTCGACTTGTCTTCTGcttagtgggcgagccttggtgcaacggtaagttgtgctattgcaaccagCAGGTTGTGggttcgaaacatggaaacagcctctccgcaaagcaggtaaggctgcatacatttgcccctcccaaacccttcagtagcgggagcctcatgcaatgggactcctttttttttttgtcttctgcTTATGTTATTGATGTTTCTCCTCCTTTCTGAGAGATTGATTTCCATATTGAGGTCATGAACTCATGACTGTCTTTGTAGGTCTCAAAATGAATgcactgtgtgtgtgtgtgtggggggggggggggtgttgtggATGATGGATGAAATAAACAGACACTCTGAATGTATGATGCTGGGATACTCCTGCATGATTCACTAAATGGCGGAAAAGAACACCATTTTAATAATTTGGACATTCAGCCTTCTGTTTCACCAATACACTTCAGTGCTTTATTCTCTCCATGCAACACGCAGGGGTTATCCCTGTAGCACGTCCCAGAAGATCCACCCTCTGGTATATGATGGACTGGAGCCCCCGGTCTCATGAGCCATGAACCTCTTCCACATAATATGTGATCCCCAACTCATTGTGTTCCTGACTGAATTGGTGGGCCACTTTCTTGAACAGGGTGTAAACATGTAATGGCTTTTATTTGAAAGTTACTTGTTAGCATTAAGACTAAGCTTTACTTTTCTTCTATATCTCAGGTGAAGATTTTTTCTCGACTTTCCAGAGGAGGAGTCTAAGGAGTTCTAAGGATTGGGTGGGGAACCGATGGGTTAATATTGAGGTGAAGCCAGATATACTGTCCATCATATCTGCAGCAGTCAGCCCTGGCACAAAGCTCTCCTCGTGCTCCACTATGGCAAAGGGGAGTGAGTCTGGTGGTTCTGCAATATCAGATCGTGAAGGCCCCTCTGCTTGTCGACTTGAGACAGTTGAAGAGGACAATCAAGAAGTAGCTGTTTCAGCCGGATCTGATGGAATGCTTGAGAATGTTGAGTGGGTGAACTACAGGAAACAACCATGTGTTGAAGATGAAGCTAAGAGAGATGATGCTGATGATGattattatgatgatgatgatggtgagtatggtcatgatgatgatgatgatgatggtgatgaagaCGATGACGGTCATGCCAGTGAGGACAGGGTAGGGGAAGAATTTGACCATACTGGCCAGAAATGTGAAGCAATAGAACTAATGGAAGTTGCTGTGTAAGATAGAGAATGACGCTTTGTTCTACAATGATAGTGATGATTGCTGGTGAACGCAAGAGACTGGAAGTCGGGATTACGATTTCTGTAAATAAGCTTAGAGAGGTGACATGCAGTATTTATAGGGTCATTCATTTCCATTTCAGCTTTGGATATTGGCCAGTGTACAGAAAGAAAATGTTACAGGAATTTGGTAGATTTCTGTTATATTAAGGCAGATTAGAATGTTATTAGGATTGAGGACCAGTGAGGGAGAGGCCCCTTCTTTCTGAGGAGTATGTTATTGCTGGATTTGAACAGTGCTTAGGAGCTAGCAGCAAGGCACCATCAGGAACCTAAACTGTTATTTTGCCTTCACTAGTTAATGGTTATATACTAGTATACATAAATAGTTGAATGCTATGTTTGGAATGAATCTTATGCTACTTCGGTAGTTTCACAATTTATGGCTTTtctttgcacccaaaaaaaaatatggctTTTCTAGAAAATTTGTTTTGCTGGTTCCTGCAAATTGCTTTGCTAAATTTATCTGCTGAGACAAGTACAGGGACTTGTGCAACTTCTGTGAATACCCAATGTACCTAGTTCACTGTTCTGTAACCCATTCCACTGGATCATCAGTTAACAGAACCTGGGGATGATTCATGAGGGCTCTGGTTGGTTGCTAGGGACTTCATATGATGGTGTAATCAACTCAAAAAGATATCAAAATTGATTATTAAATATAACTTGCAACCAATCCGAGCGTGAAATGTAAATTCCAACCCATCCAACAATCATAATCATCTTATATTCCACTCTGTTGCATCAAAGAATCTGAAGTCAATGAAATTCATCTAATTTGATGTCTTGCTGCCTTTACAACTGCCCAAATCATCAAAACCTATTCTACACCACCGATTGTTACAGCTAACATACTATCACAAACCATTTGACTATATCTCGTTCAGGTTCATAGCAACATAAGCAACAGAGAGAAATGCTCCAAAAACAGTGTATTTTGCCCATTAGAGCTTAATTGTTTTAGCCAGTTTTGAACAAATGAATCATGAGTGAGTGATAAGCATAGATGAATACTATAGTTTCAGCCATTGATCACCATCTATGTAAGTCCTATCCAGAAAAGGCCTTGCTTGCTCATAATTGAATGTCTTTAACCATGGCACGCGTCCCCTTGAATTGGCTCCTTCACCCCTACATTTGTATTCACCAAATTGCACAGTCCTGCAAATTCATAGTTAAATTTCCACCCAATAAATAACCTACAGACAGTCTCCCTATAGTGTTTCTGATGGCTGTATTAGGAAGCTGAGAGCATCTTAAAAATCAGATCATGAGATTAGGTTCTTACCTTCTCCTTGATGGGTCTCCCCAGTCACTCCATCCCAAGGGATTTATAATGCCATCCAAATCACAGTAGGAATAGACAGCTCTTGAATATGTACCCCAAGCTCTTCCCAAGTAAATACTCCCAGTCCCCTTAACCCTACAATTTACGAAAGAGAATCCTGCTTTCTCATTCTCAAAATTTCTATGAGAAGCTGCAATTGCTCCGAATTGTTTAGCTGTTGAATGTAATGTACAATCCTGCTTCACTCAAGAAACATCATTCTAGTATCAGAATCT encodes:
- the LOC122639595 gene encoding uncharacterized protein LOC122639595, giving the protein MSTDVHSFVEWKEEFVSQERGNRIVYYFLKDAAGDSVLAVVGTERSLRHMVYVVAEDFLQAYGSEKSINVSFKWRSRREVVDWLTSMLMKHQTSHDDPKLPMFDSSQAIGSTEFLTTGLDAPGIRLPDRASRIARKLKGHNTDIVWSGVAWTCGKQLKHYPAFCRNGTTIAIHSFVLVMAEEENHYLAHLEDMYEDKKGQKKVKVRWFHHNQEVKGVVPLPNPHPREVFFTPYAQVISAECVDGPTTILTPEHYEKCLAALPESSSPRIHLCFRQFRSNRIKPFDLSKLRGYFHQIILSCIDPNPLAKHNLTCNSMIGEEEEKFSQGGPVRQGAKRTRSCRGRQKIVSNCSVARISGPGKQVAPCLPAHQNLKFRLSCRMTPAVKSVGPQAQLTTPFKVHEKIELLCQDSGIRGCWFRCTVLRESRKQLKVKYDDLQNEDGCGNLEEWIPAFRLAAPDKLGMRCSGRLRIRPRAPEYPVDIPFEIGAPVDAWWCDGWWEGVVTGINSTDGSLQVYFPGEDFFSTFQRRSLRSSKDWVGNRWVNIEVKPDILSIISAAVSPGTKLSSCSTMAKGSESGGSAISDREGPSACRLETVEEDNQEVAVSAGSDGMLENVEWVNYRKQPCVEDEAKRDDADDDYYDDDDGEYGHDDDDDDGDEDDDGHASEDRVGEEFDHTGQKCEAIELMEVAV